GGCTGCGGACGGTGGCCTCCCCCTACGCCGACGAGGAGTACGTGGCCATGCCCGCCCTGCCCCTGGACGTCGCGCTCGTGCACGTCAACCGGGCCGATCCCGTCGGCAACGTGCAGTACCTCGGCCCGGACCCCTACTTCGACGACCTGTACGCGATGGCCGCCGGAGCCTGCTACGTCAGCTGCGAGGAGATCGTCCCGACGGGCCGGCTGCTCGACCACGCGCCGGCGCAGACCCTGCTGTTCAGCCGGATGTACACGACCGGGGTCGTCGAGACCCCACGCGGGGCCCACTTCACCTCGTGCGTGCCCGACTACGACCGCGACGAGGCGTTCCAGGCCCACTACGCGGCCGCCGCGAAGGACCCCGAAGCGTGGCAGGGCTTCGCGCGGACGTTCCTCGACGGCGGCGAGCAGGACTACCAGGCGGCCGTGGCGCGCTTCCACGACCACGCGGCACCACGTCAGGAGTCCCGGGCATGACGGTCACCAGGGCGGAGATCTGCGCGGTCGCGTGCGCGGACGCGTGGCGCGACTCGGGCGAGGTGCTGGCCCACGCCGTCGGCGTCGTGCCCACCATCGGCGCACGGCTGGCCCGGCTCACCCACAACCCGGACCTCGTCCTGTCCGACGGCGAGGCGTTCCTCCTGGCCGGCCCGCCGCCGGCCGGTGCGACGGCGGAGGACGGCGGCGTGATCGAGGGCTGGATACCGTTCGGGCGGATCTTCGACATCGTCGCGAGCGGCCGCCGGCACAGCATGATGGGCGCGAGCCAGCTGGACCGGTACGGCAACCAGAACATCTCGCTCATCGGCGACTGGCGGCGGCCGAAGCGCCAGCTGATCGGCGTGCGCGGCGCGCCCGGCAACACGGTGAACCACCGCACGGACTACTGGGTGCCGCGGCACTCGGTGAAGGTCTTCGTCGACCGGGTGGACGTGGTGTGCGGCGTCGGCCACGACCGGGCGCGGGCAGGCGGCGCCGGGCGGTTCCACGACCTCGGAGTGGTGATCACCGACCTGGCGGTGCTGGACTACGACGCGGCGGGGCGGCTGCGGCTGCGCTCGGCGCACCCGGGGGTCGCAGTGGCGGACGTGGTCCGCAACACCGGGTTCGAGCTCGACACCACCGGCGCGACCACGACCCGGCTGCCGACCGCGGAGGAGCTGCGGCTGATCCGCGAGGTTCTCGATCCCGCAGGCAGCCGGGACCAGGAGGTTCGGCCTAGCTCGTGAGGAGACCGCCGTAGAGGACGTCGAGGTACTGCTTGGCCACCGCCTCCGGCTTGTACTTGCCGCGGGGGCGGTACCAGCGCACCGTGGACCACACGGTGTCGCGGATGAACCGGTACATCAGGTTCATGTCGACGTCCTCGCGGAACACCCCGGCCTTCTGACCGGCGAGCAGGACGCGCAGCCACGCCTTTTCGACCTGGCGGCTGCACTCGCCGACGTACTCGAAGCCCGGCTGCCGCAGCAGCGTGTCCACCTGGTTCTGGTAGAGCGCGACGGCGTGCGGGGTGGTCGAGATCGACTGGAACGATGCCGCGATCAGCTCGTCGAGGGCCTGGCGGGGGTCCTCGAACTCCCGCTCGATCCGGTTGAACCGGTCGAGCAGGTCGGTGAGGAACCCGCGCAGGATCTCGTCGAGCATCGCCTCCTTGGAGCTGAAGTGGTGGTAGAGGCTGCCGGAGAGAATGCCGGCCTCGTCCGCGATGTCGCGGACCGTGGTCTCGGCGTACCCGCGGGTGGCGAACAGCGCCGCGGCGATGCCGAGCAGTTCGTCCCGGCGGTCCGAGCCGCTGGTGCCGCCGGCCGGGCCCGCCGCACGTTTGGCGCTGCCCCGACGGGTCCTCGTCGCCATCTCGCTTCCCTCCCGCAGTCGCGAACTCCACACCAAGCGATTGGTTTTCCGAAGTTTGCCACAGTCGGGCCGGCACGGCTGGCACGACCTGCCCCGCGGGAGCGATCCGGGCGGTTTGGGTCTGGCCCCGCCGCACCCCCGCCGTTAGTATACCTAGCAAGCACTTGGTCGTTTTGGAGGAGAGCTGTGGGCACGGTGGACACCCCGATGACCATCCCCGGCCTCGTCGCCGAGGTGGCGCGCAGGCATCCCGACCAGCCGGCGGTCGTCGACGGGAACGTCCGGATCACCTACGCGCAGCTGGCCGAGCAGGTGACCGGCACGGCTCGCGCGTACGCGGAACGCGGGCTGCGCCGGGGCGACCGGGCCGCGGTCTGGGCCCCCAACCGGCTGGAGTTCGTGCTGGCCGTCCTCGGCGCGCAGACCATCGGCGCCGCGGTCGTGCCGCTGAACAGCCGGTACCGGGGTCACGAGGCCGCGACGATCCTCGCCCGGTCCCGCGCTGCCACACTCGTGCTCGCCGGCGGCTTCCTCGGCACCGACTTCCTGGGCATGCTCCGCGCCGCCGCCGCCGAGCTGCCGGGCCCGGCCGGGCACGGCCCGGTACCCGGCCTGCCGCACCTGCACACCGTGGTCGACCTGGGCGCCGCGACCTCCGACGGGGACGTGCTGTCCTGGGCCGGGTTCACCGAGGGCGGACGGGGCGTCGACGAGGACCGGTTCGCGGCCATGGTGGCCGCCGTCACGCCGGACGACATCTGCGACATCATGTTCACCTCGGGCACCACGGGGGTGCCCAAGGGGGTGCTGAGCGCGCAACGGCAGACGATCGACGTCGCCCGGATCTGGGCCGAGCGCGCCGGGCTGGGCACCGGCGACCGCTACGCCGTCGTCAACCCGCTCTTCCACGGTTTCGGCTACAAGGCGGGCATGATCGCCTCGCTCACCGCAGGCACCACGATCTACCCGGTCGCCGCGTTCGACAGCGAGGCACTGCTGGAGCTCATCCAGGCCGAGCGGATCTCCGTGCTGCCGGGCCCGCCGACGCTGTTCACGTCGCTGCTCGACCACCCGCGGCTGCACCAGTACGACACCTCGTCGCTGCGGTACTCGGTGGCCGGCGCGGCGACCGTGCCGCGATCGCTGTTCCGGCGGATGCGCGACGAGCTGGGGTTCGACTCGGTGAGCCAGGCGTACGGCCTGACCGAGGCCGTCGTCGTCACGCAGTCCCGGCCGGGCGAGGACCCGGAACACCTCGCCGAGACCACCGGCCCACCGGTCGAGGGCATGGAGGTGCGGATCGCCGACCCCGACGGCCGCGAGGTGCCGGCCGGCGAGGAGGGCGAGGTCCTGATCCGCGGTCGCAACGTCATGCTCGGCTACTTCGAGGACGAGCGCGCCACGGCTGCGGCGATCGACGCCGGCGGCTGGTTCCACAGCGGCGACATCGGCAGGGTCGACGAGCACGGATGCCTCCAGATCACCGACCGGATCAAGGACATGTTCACCGTCGGCGGGTTCAACGTCTACCCGGCGGAGGTGGAGAACGTGCTCGCGTCCCACCCGGACGTGTCGGAATCGGCCGTCGTCGCGAAACCGGACCCGCGGATGGGATCGGTGGCGCTCGCGTTCGTCGTGCCGCGCCGGAACGCCACCCCGAGCGTGGCGGAGCTGATCGAGTACTGCCGGGCGCGGCTGGCGAACTTCAAGGTGCCGCGCGAGATCGTGGTGCGCGCGGAGCTGCCGAAGAACGCCAGCGGCAAGATCCTCAAAACCGAACTGCGCGCCGCCCAGCGGGCGTGAGGCGGTTCTGGGCCGGCGGTCAGGCGCCGCCGGCCCAGAACTCCTGCCACGACCGCCACTTCTCCGGCAGCGTGGCCGAGTCGACCAGCGGGTTTCCCGGGAAGTGGAACCGGCCCCCGGCCTCGTTCGGGCCGTGCCGCACGTCGGCCGCGTAGAAGGGCTGCACGGTGCGGCTGCGGAACCGCCACCCCTCCGGCGTGCGCTCGTAGCGGTCCCAGTACTGCATCGGCATGACGATCCACTCGTCGCCGACCTCGTGCTCCGGACGGCAGTACACCACACCCGTGGCGTGGTCGGCGTCGGTGAACTCGATGACGTGGTTGCCGATCAGGTGGAACGTGACCCCGTACGGGCGCAGCACCGGGCCGAACCAGGCGGCGAGCGCCTCCCGACCGGTGCCACCGCCGGCGACGCGCACGTCGGGGACGAACAGCGACACGAGGCGATCGACGTCACGGGAGTCCAGCGCGAGCGCGTAGGTGCTCACGAGCCGGCGGATCTCCTCGATCGATTCCAGGCGGTCGAGCCGGTCGGCGACGGACATGCGCGCTCACCCCTCATCTCGGTGCGTGCTGCAGGAAGGCGGGCCACTCGCCCCCGCCGTCGACGTTGAGCACCGCGCCGGTGATGTGCGCGGCGAGGTCGGTGGCGAGCAGGAGGCACGCCTGCCCGACGTCGGCGGGCGTGGCGAAGACTCCGCGCGGGATGGTGGCGGCGATGCGCGCGACCTGCTCGGCGTCGCCGTAGTGATCGGTCGCGCCGGGCGTGGCGACGAGCCCGGCGCTGATCGCGTTGACCCGCACGCGCGGCGCCCACTCGACGGCGAGGCTGCGGGTGAGGCTCTCCAGCGCCGCCTTCGCCGCACCGTAGACCGCGGTGCCGGGACTCGCGCGGCGCGCGCTGATCGAGGTGATGTTGAGGACGACCCCGCCCTCGTCCTGCGCGCACATCACCGGGTGCACGGCGTGCGCGACGTAGGCCGCGCTGAGGAAGTTCAGCTCGACGATCCGGCGGTGGAACCGCGTGGAGGCGCCGGCGAACTCGCTGAACGGCGCTCCGCCGGCGTTGTTGACGACGATGTCGATGTGCCCGTGCCGCTCCGCGACCTCCTCGACCCAGCGGGCGATCTGCTGTTCGTCCCGGACGTCGACCCGGGTGTAGCCGGGCACCCCGTCCCGGTCGCTGCGGCCACACGTCTCGACGGCCGCGCCCGCGGCGCGGAAGGTCTCGACGATGCCGGCGCCCACGCCGCGCGCACCTCCCGTCACCAGAGCGACCTTGCCCGACAGGCCCAGTTCGATCGTCACTTCCCCGTCCCCCTTGCCGCTCGATTCGTCACCAACCTCCATCCTAGCGTGGAAAACCAAACAAATGCTAGGTTCGGTGAGGAGTCGATGACCTGGGAGGTCTTTCTGATGGAGTACGCCGTGATGGCGCCGGTGGCGGCGGGGGTGACCGCCCGTCCGGAGTGGATGGCGGGATTCGCCCGGCACGTCGAGGAATGCGGCTTCGATTCGATCGTCGCGGTCGAGCACACCGTGGTGGTGAACCGGTATTCCAGCGTCTACCCCTACGCCAGCTCGGGGAAGATGGAGCTGGCCGACGACTGTGACATCCCCGACCCGCTGGACCTGCTGATGTTCCTCGCCGCGCACACGAGCCGGGTCGAGCTCGCGACCGGCGTCCTCGTGCTCCCCAACCACCATCCCGTCGTGCTCGCCAAACGCGCCGCGACGCTCGATGCGCTCTCCGGCGGGCGGCTGCGGCTGTCCGTGGGTGTCGGCTGGATGCGGGAGGAGATCGAGGCCTGCGGTGCGGAGTTCGGCACCCGCGGGCGGCGCGCCGACGAGCAGATCGACGTACTGCGCCTGTTGTGGACTGACCGTTCCCCCACCGGAGCCGACCACGATGGGGAGTTCTTCACGTTCCGCGGTGCGATGACCTACCCGAAACCGGCGCGCCCCGGTGGCGTCCCGATCCACATCGGCGGGCACAGCCGGGCCGCCGCGCGGCGTGCCGGACGGCGCGGCGACGGGCTGCAGCCGATCGGGGTCGACGGCGAGCGGCTGCGGGAACTCCTCGACCTCATGCGCCGCGAGGCCGAGCTGGCCGGCCGTGATCCGGACGCCCTGGAAGTGACGCTCGGCCACTCGGTGCGGGCCGTCACCCCGGAGAAGGCCGGGGCGCTGGCAGCGCAGGGGGCGGACCGGCTGGTGCTGCAACCGTCCCCCAGCGACGACCTCTCCGCCGTGCGGGACGAACTGTCCGCGTGCGCGCAGCGACTCGGACTCGCGTCATGACGCTCACCACCGAGGATCGGATGGAACTCGCCGATCTCGTCGCGCGGTACGCCGCAGCCGTGGACGACCGGGACTTCGCCGCGGCCGCCGCGCTGTTCACCGAGGACGCCGTGCTCGCGATCCCGTCCCCGCCGGACGACCTGCGGCCCGTCGTCGTCCGCGACGGACGGGCGGCGATCGCGGAGGCGTTGCACGCCGTCGAGGCGTTCACCCGCACCCAGCACGCGCTGGTCGGCCAGGTCTTCGACGGCGGCCCCGGCGAGGCGAGCGGACGGCTGGCCGCGGTCGCCCACCACCTCGGCCCGGACCCCGCGGGCGATCAGGTGGTCGTCACGTGGTACTTGCGCTACCTCGACCGCTACCGCCGGACCGGCGACGGCTGGCGCTTCACCCGCCGGGAACTGCACCTGGACTGGGTCCAGACCTACACCCCGGACCGGTGGCAGGAACGAGCGCGGAGGGACCATGCCTGACCGGCCACGGGTCTGCGTCGTCACGGGCGGGGCGCTGGGCATCGGCGGTGCCGTCAGCCGCCGGTTCGCCGCGGCCGGCGACCTCGTCGTGCTCAACGACATCGACGCCGGCGCCGCGCGGGCCACGTGCCGCGACATCGAGGCCGCGGGCGGGCGGTGCGTGGTCGTCCCCGGCGACATCACCGAGGACGCGGTCGTGACCGCCACGGCGGAGGCCGCGCTGACCGCGGCAGGCGGCCGGGTCGACGTGCTGGTCAACAACGTCGGGGACTTCCGCCCGGTGGCGTGGACCTTCGACCGGTCCACCCCGGACCAGTGGCGGCGCCTGTACGAGCTGAACCTGCACCACGTGTTCACGATGACCCACGCGCTGCTGCCGGCGATGATCGGCCAGGGGCACGGCGCGATCGTGAACAACGCGACCGTGGAGGCGTTCCGCGGCATCCCGGGCAAGGCCGTCTACTCGGCGTTCAACGCGGGCGTCGTGGCGTTCACCCGCAGCCTCGCCGTCGAGGCCGGGCGGCACGGTGTGCGGGTCAACGCCATCGCCCCCGACCTCGCCGACACGCCGCAGACCCCCGCCGCGGCCATGCTGCGCGGCCGCGATCCGGAACTGATCCGGTCGTGGGTGCCGATGGGCCGGTTCGGCGACCCGGACGACTACGCCGCGGCGGTGTGGTTCCTCGCCTCCGACGAGGCGCGCTTCATCACCGGCCACACGCTGCCCGTCGACGGCGGCACGCTGGCCGCGTCCGGCTGGTACGGGCGCGCGGACGGCAAGGGGTGGACGAACCTGCCCGGCCGGCCCTGACACGAGGTGGTGCCCGGTTCCCGGGCACCACCTCGTGCCGGTCATTCCGCCGGGACCCGTCCGAAGTAGGCGTTGCGCAGGCGGTCGAGGTCGGTCAGCTCCGCCGCGGGCGAGGACAAGACCAGCCGGCCCATGTCGAGCACGACCACGTGATCGGCCACCCGGACCGACGCCTCGACCGCCTGCTCCACCAGCACGATCGCGAGCCCGGTCTCCTTGAGCTCGGCGACCCGCGCCATGACCTCGTTCACGATCACCGGCGCGAGACCGCCCGAGGGCTCGTCGAGCAGGAGCAGGGACGGGTTGGCCATGAGCGCCTGGCCGATCGCGAGCATCTGCTGCTGCCCGCCCGACATGCTGCCGGCCGGCAGTCCGCGCTTCTGCCCGAGCACGGGGAACAGCTCGTAGATCCACCCGGCCTCCCGCACCAGTGCGGACCGGCTCATCCGCCGGGTGTAGCCGCCCATCACGAGGTTCTGCTCGACCGTCAGGGAGTGGAAGACCCGCTTGCCTTCCTGCACGTACGCCATGCCGCGGCGCACGCGCTGGTGTGGCGCGGCCTTCGTGACGTCCTCCCCGGACAGCGTGACCGTGCCGCCGGTGACCTTGTTCAGGCCGGACACCGCCCGCAGCGTGGTGGTCTTGCCCGCCCCGTTGCGGCCGAGCAGCACGGTCAGCTGCCCCGGGTAGACGTCGAACGACACGTCCCACACGACCCGCAGGTCGCCGTACCCGGTGGCGAGGTTGCGCACCCGCAGCACCGGCTCCGCCGTCGTCATGCCTGCTCTCCCTGCGCTCCGGCGAGGTCGGCCTCGCCCTCGATCCCGAGGTACTCGCTCGCGACCCGCGGGTCGTTCTCGATGACCTCCGGCGGGCCGGAAGCCATCACCTGGCCGTGGGCGAGCACGACGATGTCGTCGGCGAGATCCAGCACGAGGCGGAAGTTGTGCTCCACGAGCACCACCGTGCCGCCCGCGTCCCGGATCCGCCGGATCAGCCCGGCGAGCCGCTCGATCTCGTCCTCGTCCAATCCGGACGCCGCCTCGTCGAGCAGCAGCACGCCACCGCCGCCGATGAGCGCCCGCACGACCTCCAGCAGCCGCCGCATGCCCAGCGGCAGCGACGCGGCCTCCACGTCACGCAGCCCGGTCATGCCCGCGAGGGCGAGCACGCGCTCCGCCTCCAGCCGGTCCTCGCGCCGCACCCGCCGGAAGCGGGGGCCGCGGAACACCGCGGACAGGATCGACGCGCGGTGCGCGGTGTAGCGGCCGGAGATGACCGCCTCCAGGACGGTGATGCCCTCGGGGATGTTCGGCGTCTGGAACGTCCGGGCCACCCCGGCGCGGGCCACCTCGTGCGGCGCCAGGCCGTGGATCTGCCTACGCCCCACCGAAATCGTGCCGGCGTCGGTGCGGTAGAAGCCGCACACCATGTTGAGCAGGGTGGTCTTGCCGGAGCCGTTGGGACCGATCAGCGCGGTGACCCGGCCCGGGCGCGCGTGCAGGGTGACGCCCTTGAGCGCCTGGTTGCCGCCGAACGCCTTCGACACATCCTCGACGGCGAGCGTGGCACCGCTGACCGGCGGCAACCCGGCATCCGCCGGCGCGGCGGGTCCGGACCGGACGTTCGCCGCCCGGTCCAGCCAGGTGACGAGCCGCTTGCCGAGGTTCGCGAGCCCGCCCTTGAGCAGCACCCCGCCGACGATCAGGAACACACCCGTGAACACGAGGGCGTACTGCTGGAACTCGGTGGCCTGGTTGGGCCCGAACTGCATGATCGCCGCGCCGACGACCGCGCCGTACACGCTCGCCGACCCGCCGAGGATCGAGGCCGCCAGCACGGTCGTGGCGAGCACGAACCCGAACCCCTCCGGCGAGATGTACAGGTCGACGTTCGCGAAGAGCGCACCGGCCAGACCGGCGGGGAGCGCACCGAGCGCGTAGGCGAGCAGCTTCATCCGGAACACCGAAATGCCCATCGACGACGCCAGCACCGGGCTTTGCTTGAGCACCCGGAACGCCACGCCGTGCCGGGACACCACGATGTTGCGCAGCACGCCGAACCACAGGATCGTCACCACGACGATCACCAGGTACAGGTCGTCGGTGGTGAGCGGCGTGCCGAGCAGCGTGGCCGGTTCGATGCCGCTGAGCCCGTTGCGCCCGCCGGTGGCGCCGGCGAAGATCGTCAGCAGGTCCGGGACGAGCAGCACGAGGAAGAACGACGTCATGGCCAGCGACCAGCTGCCCAGCCGGAGCCCGGGGACACCGGTGATCAGACCGACCAGCAACGCGACGACCCCACCCGCCAGCAGCTGCACGAGGATGTCCGTGACGCCGGCCTTGGACACGAGTCCCGCGGTGTAGGCGCCGGCCGCGTACATCGCGGCCTGTCCCACCGCCAGTTCGCCCGCGAACCCCAGGCTCAGGTTCAGCCCGCTCACGAGCAACGCGAGGATGCACGCGAGGGTGATCTGCCGCGAGAACGAGAAGCCGGGCCCGCCGAGCGGCAGCAGCGCGACGACGACACCGAGCGCGAGGGGCAGGACCCAGCTGGGCACCGCCCGCAGCGCTCGCCACACAGTCAGCATGTCAGACCGCCCTTTCCCGGGTACGGACGAACAGCCCGGCCGGACGGGCCATCAGGATGGTGATGAACACGGCGAACACGGCGATCGTCGCGAACTCGCCGCCGAAGTAGCGGCTCGCCAGCGCTTCCACGAGGCCCACGATCAGGCCGCCGACGAGGGTGCCCGGAATCGACCCGAACCCGCCGATCGCGAGCACCACGAACCCCTTGAGCGCCAGCGCCGTGCCGAGGGTCGCCACGGCGTAGGTCTCGGGTCCGACGAACAGGCCGAGCACCCCGGCGAGGGCGCCCGCGCAGGCGAACGAGCCGAACACCAGCCGTCGCACGTTCACCCCGCGCAGCATCGCGGCCTCGCGGTCTTCGGACATCCCGAGCAGCGCGAGTCCGAGGACGAAGCGCCTGCTGGCCCAGGTCAGCAGCAGGACCAGCAGCACCGCGACCACGACGAGCGCGAGCTCGACCGGGTAGGCCCGGCCGCCGAGGATCGTGAGCACCCCGTCGCCGCCGAAGAACGGGACGGGCAGCGGCTGGGTGCCCCAGATGAGCTGGGCGGCGCCGTCGAGCAGCACCGACGCGCCGAGGGTGGTGACCAGCACCGCGTGCGGGTCCTTCAGCGGCCGGATGGCGACCCGCTCCTCGATCGCGGCGACGACGAACACGACCGCGAGCGCCAGCAGCGCCACGATCGGCGCCGGGAGGTGCAGCGTCACCAGCCCGGTGTAGGCGACGAAGCTGCCGATCATGATCAGCTGCGCCTGCGCGAAGTTGAAGGTCTTCGACGAGATGAAGACGATGTTGTAGCCGATGGCGACGAACGCGTAGACCGCGCCCAGCGCGAGTCCACCGAAGATCAGGGTCATCGGAGCTCGAACCTTCCGCGTGGGAAAGGGGACTTCGCCCGCCCGTCCCGGCGGGACGGGCGGGCGAGGCGAACGGACGGGCCGGTCACGGCCGGAACTGGCCGCTGTCGAGCGGGCTGGGTTTGATGAAGACGAACGCATCCGCCGTGGCGTTCGGCGAGTGCGACGTGGCGCTGTAGTGGTAGTCGTGCAGGATGGCGGTTTTCGCCTTGGCCAGGACCTCCGGCTTCTCGATCGCCTTCGCGATCGCGCCGGGGTCGTCGGCCTTGCCCACGTCGGCGGCTGCCGCGGCCACCAGGGCAAGGGCGTCGTAGTTGTAGGCGTTGATCAGAGTGGACGGGATGACCCCGCCCTCGGCCTTGGCCTTCATCGCCGCCACGGCGGTGTTCACCGAGGTGTCGGCCGGGTCGTACACGGTGCTGTCGAAGACCTCCATCATGAGGTTCGCGACCTGGTCCGTGCCGAGCACGCCGTCCGGCGGAGGGGTCGACACCAGGCTGGTGGCGGACACCGCGGTGTCACCGAGCACCGGCACGGTCCAGCCGATCTTGGCAAGGCTTTTCAGCACGTAGCCGACGGGTGCGCCGTAAGCGGTCATGGCGATCGCGTCCGGTGCGGAGCCGCGCAGGTTCTGCAGCTGCGGCGTCATGTCGAGCGCCTTCGCGTCGAACTGCTGCTCCCCGACCACCTGCAGGCCGGCCGCGGTGAGGGCCTGGTGCATCTCCCGCACGAAGCTGGCGCCGTAGCTCGTGCTGCCGTAGAGGATGCCGATCTTCTGGTAGCCCTTCTCCT
The sequence above is a segment of the Amycolatopsis viridis genome. Coding sequences within it:
- a CDS encoding ABC transporter substrate-binding protein gives rise to the protein MNRHVLVLGAVVSSAALVLAGCGGTASSGGGAGDPYRVLVTGGLSAQGVLATNSKTSVISAQASADEINKTGGIAGRRIEVTVVDDGGDPTTAVTKLREAIAKGKPDLYLNSGPSVIASATLPILQQNKILSFNIGPTNESADPGKFPLNFDLSPSPTDYAKGFIAHAKEKGYQKIGILYGSTSYGASFVREMHQALTAAGLQVVGEQQFDAKALDMTPQLQNLRGSAPDAIAMTAYGAPVGYVLKSLAKIGWTVPVLGDTAVSATSLVSTPPPDGVLGTDQVANLMMEVFDSTVYDPADTSVNTAVAAMKAKAEGGVIPSTLINAYNYDALALVAAAAADVGKADDPGAIAKAIEKPEVLAKAKTAILHDYHYSATSHSPNATADAFVFIKPSPLDSGQFRP